In the Brettanomyces nanus chromosome 1, complete sequence genome, TATTCTCTTTGCTGAGCTTCACTACCTGctctttcaatgaattCAGTTCTTGATCCGTATGCTCTTTCAGCTCCTCGCGTTCTTTATTTGATGAAGCCTTCTGATCCTTCAAGGTTTGAATTAACTCGGCGGCTTGCCTAATTTTAGCCAAGTATTCTCGTGATTTCTCCTCGGAGAGTCTCAAGCGTTCtccattttcttgaaggGACTCACTCAACGCATTATAATTCGTATTTGAAGTCTCTCTCTCGGATTGAATGGCATTGATCTTCCTTTGCAGCGAAGCTATCGTTTCATTCTTCTGTGTCAATAcatcttcaagcttcttttccataCTCGCTATCTTATTCGACGATACTTTTACATCATTCGTCAAAGCCTTGATTATCTCCTCATGATTGCCTTTCTCCTTAGTTAAGTTCATCAACTCTCGGCTCATCTTATTGATACCATTTTCAGCTGATGCCTTTTGCTGACTCACACTACTGAATTGATCTTTGAGCCTTTCATGTTCGGTCATGAACTTATCCATTTGTGTTTTGGTCTCGTGAAGGTTCTTTTGTAGCTCAGTAGCCTCTGCCTCTAGTTGTCTCTGAACTTCTTTTAGCTGAGCAACTTCCTGTAGGCTGCTGCTTAACTTTGCGTTCAGATCACCATTGGCCTCTCGAAGTTTGATCATCCTCTCTTCCATTTCCTTGTGTGCAGCGCATAGTTCCTCGTAGTCGCCGGTTAGTTTATGGTTCTGCGCTGTctgctttttttctaaGAAGGTggcttcttttttgaaggtgGCGTACTGCTGCAAGACGGATTCATACTCATTTTGGACTTCTTCATAGGCACTGTAATCCAATTTTCTAACAGGTTCGACTTCAGCATTCTTACCAAATGAGCTTCTAATTCTAGGGTAATTTTCTTTCACCATTGAGATGAATATACTTCCAAAAAAAACTTGAGGTAATCCTGTCTCGTCTCTTCTCTGCGAGTCCTCAGAAGGTGAAAACTGCTTTACTTGAGGAAGATTCATGAACTGTTGAACTTTCAAACTAAACGAGTTTGCGCCAATTCTGCTGTTAAGAATGGAGAAAAGCCTCTGTCTAGATATTGGAGATTCTTTTCTGGTGAACTCATAGACGCTGCCCAAAAATGTAGCTACCAATCCCGGAACCATATAGTTTTCCTGTGAGCTATCGACAAGATATGCCAAAAGTTGATCTAAACTGGAAGCATCCTTCAAGAACATGTCTACAGCATCGTAGTCTTCCCATACCCAGCAAATCAATAGCATGAGATAGCCAATGGCGACTCGAGgatctgaaaattttaagCATGAACAAAGTGCTTGACTTATAGCATCAATAATACTGAtaacatcttcatcagcatcTCCATCCCCAATCGTGATTTTCATAGCCATTATCTTTCCTGCCTCAAACTCACTAAAAAGGTACATAAGCAAGTCTGCAGAAAACCATATCTTATATGGATTCAACTTAGCTCGCTCATCAGCATATACTAGAGCCTGTAAGATGTTTCCTTGAGGAGCGCTTCCAGTACTAGTACTCTCTGAAGTTGGAATACCGttagaagatgattcagAGAAGCCTTCATCTTTTACATGACCATTAGTATTTCCATCCTGTAAGTCTTCACTCTCTAAAGATGTTACAATATCATCTGAAGCCTTGGATACGGCATTTAATGTTTCAacagcttcttcattcgGTTTATCCTGCTCATACGACGCATCTTCATACTCTTTAAtctcttttgtttctttttcatctacCTCTGCCGTATTTCCCTCGTCAGGAACTGCTGGTAAGCCATTCATTTCTCGGAAACCCACCGCTTGGTCTTTTAAAAAGACCATCTTGGCTGTATTGTTGCCACAGAAGTAAGCTTTAAGCACAACAGATGCGGCAGCACGTagatcaaagagatgtACTGAATTCACGTAAAGACACCAATCTAGTAATGCAATGATGACAGGTATAAGTTCGCCATATTTTTGAGCCGATGGAGGTAAACTGGGGTCCAAATAAGGTACATCTATCTGCGCGAATTGAGCCTGAACGTCTTCGCTGCCTCTGATAATATCTGCAACGGTAAGAAGAGCATTCACTCTTATTTGATTAGGAGTATTCAAACTGAAAGCAAGTTGCAAAGTTGACAGCATAATATTTGAATCAACCATGGCCCGTTGTTTGTCCTGAATCTGTTCTGCTCCTTCTGGAACAAAAAGACGGCATGTATCCAAAGCAGTAGCCAAGTTTTGTAATCTCTGCTCGTTCCATACAATAGGCCTAGATACACTGTGAGTCAAAGGCTGACGTATTAGTTGGGCCAAATTGGGCATGCAATTTGTCTCCAGGAAATATTTCTGGTTGACAGAATTGAAGCTGAGAAGGTTTCCAATCAAAGAAAGGCAATCCTGAACAATAATGTTGCCCTCAATGCCTCCTTCTTCGGTAATAATCTGGTAAAGTTTATCAAATGTATTTTCAAAGACAACCAATTTCTGGATATTAAAGTTATCTTTCGCCACGCtcataagaagaagaatggccTCATTTCGTATTGGTTCATAAACCTCATCTAATGTGACACAAAGTCTGGAAACAGCTGTAGGGGACTTGAGAATCAATTCCCTTGTCCGAGTAGGTCTAGTAGTACATAAGGCTTGTAATAGTTGTAAGGCATATATTCTGATATGCAGGTCATCGCTCTCTAAGAAATCGATCAGAAGCTCTATATTCTCAACTGATTGAGTCAATTCATCCGCgatccaaagagaaaattggtCTGCCTTCACCTTGTTTCCTAAAAGTGTAGGAGATGGGTACTTTCCGTTCTTGACACGTGATTGTTCGCTGATCCAATCTCTGGTGAAATCCTGATCTCCCTCCCCTCGGATAAATAAGATCAATAGTGTCTCTAATGTAGCCTTAACAATATCTGGATCCATTGAGTCTCGATGTAAGTTTGCCACCAAGTGCTTCAAACCCTTGGCAACAACAATCTCTCTGTATTGTCTGCTGAAACTCTTTAGGGAGAGGATAGCACCACGTCTATCGGAGATCAAGGTCGAATGAGAGAGTCTATCGACCAAAGTGGTGATCGAGTCATCAACCTCTTTCGTTGATGTTGCAGCTGTCTTCACCAAGTTCTGTAGTAGTTCCATGTTGGATAGCAGTGCCTAATATGGGCCAGTTGACGTAGACTCAGAAGCCTTAAAATAATTACACCTAATCAACGCGCGCGACGAAAAATCAAAATTCTCGTGTCTTCAGGAGCTCTACCCATTCATTCATTTACTCGTCGTGTCCCGTTATATTAAATAGTTAGATAGTTACAGGCTTTACTTAAAAGCTTTTTCACTGGAACATACTTTTCACAATGTCCTTTTTGGTCTGTGAAACGAATTTATCGAAATTATCGTTCGCATCGCTGACATAGTTCTCAATCTTATCTGCTTTAGTTTCCCATGTTTTATTTGCGTAATTCTTTAGTTTGGAAACCTGCCAACTACCAGACTGTCTATTGCTATCAAATTTATGGGCAGTTTCTGGACTTTTGTTCAATTCCAAGTTCTGGTGAAGAGCATTTGGATCGTAATATTCAGGCTTTTTGGTGCCCAAAATGTTGTAATTCAATGGATTGTGAGGTGATACGTTCCATGACAACCTGCACTCCTCGTCAGTACCGTTCTTAGGTCGTTCTTTACCGATCATAAGCTTGTAAAGCTGCGTGTATGTGATTGATGGAGTATTCTTTAGCATCTGGTTGAAAGTTGGCCTCCAAGGAATCacaatattcttcaagaaaaggatATCCGAGGAGCCGTCATCAGTGGTAGGGCCTCTAATCGGCTTCCTCAAATTCATAATGTTGACCATTActgcttctgtttctgtaaTTCTCAAGAACACATCTCCCAATGGTAAGACCGAGCTTTGCTTTGCATACTTTCCCTCGATCCTGTAAGGAATTCTTACGTCGCATAGTTGTGATAGCGAAGGAAGTGACAAAGCaactatcttctttgactgTCCGTGAATGGAAATCACACAGAATGAAACGTTTCCATCAGGCATTCGAGCACCAGTTATTCCAAGCTTAGAAATATCTCCCTTATTAAAGGTTTTGTGTGCTATTTTACCgttatttttcaccaccCTAATATCGGAACTAGAAGTGGAGATTACTAAAGGAAAGCTGAGGTCTGCCTCTGTAGGTTGTCCGTTCAACTGGTGCATATTTGGATTGCAAGGTCTACCTGTGGTAGAATTCACTGCAATGATATCCACTATGTCCGAGTCATTCGCGTCAATCTGCTCGACTTGGTGCACTGAAAACCGTCCGCGTATATCTGACTCGAATATGTAGGTGATTAGTCTTCCGATGCTTGAACCCACATACATCAAGACGTGGCACTTGGCACTGTCTGTACTGGTAATACCGTATCCAAATTGAATAGAAGTGGGTACTATCTGGATGGAAAGTCCagtatcttgaagaacttcGTTGAAAATAGCCGTGCCTCCACGTCTGTCGATGACTAAAAGTCGTCCCGATTCGTAGCCAATAGCAACAAATCCAACATTACTGTTGCATAACGACGTTACCTTGCCGTTCTGTAGAGATCTAACTAGTAATCTCGGCATGAAGCCTTTCTTCACATTTAGTGGTGCTCTGTCACTTATATCAATTATTGCCCGATCCcccaaagaaagagatttcaTGCCATTTATCAAGCCCGATGCTGCTACCTCAGGTTGATAGTATTTGTTGACTTGAAAGCTGAATAAAAGAACATCTCCATTGAATAAACTGCAGGATATCTCCATCTGTTCTGGTGCAAACGAAACTCCAGACACGGACGACTCAAGAGAGTCGTCCTGCAATATGGCAGATATGTCAATTTCCAAAACGTTACTACTATTAAGATCTCCTTCAGAAGAATTCCAGACCCGAATAAATCCACTCTCGTGCCCAGAAATAATGACGGAACCCGCATCGGCTCTATATTTTGGCCTACTAGGAATACCGCCTTTCAAGATGTTGAGGTTTTTCGGGAAGGATTCGAAAATCCCGTTTAGTAGTCTTTTATCCAAGtatgatgacgaagaacATGTGATTTTGGGGTTTAACCACGACACAGTTGAAGGAAACCTTCGAGCCTCGTAGGAAAGACTGCCTTCAGGATAGTTGAGAAATTTTAAAGTTCCGTCTGACATGATTACTGCTACCAATGCCGGCTTCTGATTGCCATCGAAATAAGGAGACTTCTCAGGTAGAGGAATAAAGTCATGAATACTCCCTTTAGAATGGATGGCAAAAATATTCTGCTGTTTGGGTTGGCTATAATAATCTGCCATATGTTGGTAGCTGGACATCGAATACGATATCATCTTGCCGAAATTCATTCTCACCAACTGATGATATCCCTCTGTTTCGTACGAATCACCTCCCATAATAAGCAAAGATGTTCTCTCTGGATCCGAGTCGCAAAGCCAGCGAATACTTTTAATTACAGTCATCTTATCCTTTTCTGGATGGCACTCTGTACCCGTAGGAGCATCGACGTAGCTGTCAAACAAAGTACGAGCAAGGATTTTCTCGCCAGTCTTTGCATCCCAAAATACCAACGAGGTATCGTCATGAACGGTTACAATATGTAGGCCATTGGGATGCCATAGACAGTGTGTAACGTTCGGCACGTAGTATCCATCTGAGGAATAGTTGTAGACAGCATTCGGCCCACCAACCGCCGTTCTCTGCAACTTATAAATAAAGTAATTGATCACTTGATTGGTGACTATGTTGTAGGTAACGGTTTCCTTTGGGTAAGATATAAGTAAAGTGCCTATGTCCCTAGGATGAATTTTAAGACAGCACACGTGACGGTCAGCAATTAAAGGGAAGTTGGCTCTTTGGGCGGATGGAATATTAAGGAAGGTTTCTCGTCCGGATTCAATATCGAATGCTTTGACATCACCATTTTTCAAGCCCACAAACACAAACTCTAATGAGTAGTCAGTCTCAAAAGCCGTGATTGGAATCCTTGAAACTATTTTCCTGATTACACTTTTTGAGAACAGCGAGATGACAAAGATCGTATTCAGAGTGTCAAACACCAACAAGTATACACCTTTGACAAAGCGAATGGCTCTAATTGGGTTGACGGTCTCGAGCTGTAGTGTGTAACTAACTCTGGCTTGTCCGAATATAGAGATATGATTAAATTCTGTCACCACTGCCATCAAGCTTTGAACGGGATCATACGCCAATAGCTTAACACGGCCTGCTTCACCATATTTCTGTAGCTCGTAGATATCAAATAGCATATTCTCCATACCTGTAGAAAGATTATCCGTACTTCTCCTGAATTTGGGTAGCTTCATGCTGGACTTTTTGATTCCCAGTCCGTCAGAGGAAGACTCGGACAAGTTATTTTCAAcctttttgatcttttcaCGTAGCTTAGAGCCCTTTCCAAACACCATTGTAAATCTATCAATCGATTATAAAGGATGATGCTTAGATGAGGTCAAGCCATCTTCAAACAcgcaaaagaaaaactgaAATGCATTTATACTATACATGAAGCATCCCTACACCATTTGTACATAGAAAGGCCGATCTTTAAGGTTCATCTAGAACGATGATCCAGCTAGAAGGCTTGCAGCACTCTTAGCATCTACATGTGAAATATCCTCATCGATACTATCGGCACCTGTGTCAGCCGCTGATCCGTTCGTGTTCTCaaaattcttcttggttCTAGAATTCCACGAATCTCCATGACTCTTAGTAGGTGACAAATTACCGACAACTTCTGGTAATAATTCCCTACCCAACCTTCCCAATGATTCCTGAGGATTGATCAGCTTCTTAGTTTCAAGAAAATGTagtttttttctttcctgaATTATCTGCTGTTGTGCAGTGAGTTTGAatgtcttcttcaacaatgCGGTCAAATATTTAATATAGTCTTTGGATTCAACCAACATCTCATATGTTGTTCGTTTGACCTCGCATCTCAACTCTTTTTCATAGTTGTTTGACATTTCCAACGATCTAATAGAATCATCGATCTTAACGGGATCAATGATAGATTTGGATTTCAATCTGGCAATAGAGGCATGTCTTTTCTTAGTACTTTCTTCAGCATTGGTTAGCTCTCTCATGAGTAAGTGTCTATTAGTAAGGGACTCTTTGATGTTGTAACAATCATTTGAAATTAACTGAAAGCATTCACAAAGACGGGAGCTAGAATTGACATGTCCGACTAGAGACATCTCAGTAAAGAGTTGCATCACCTTGTTGAGTTTCTCccaaatcttcatcatGTCTTTATTCTCCTCCATGGGTGAAAGCGCCGTTATCTTCTGATAAAACTCTGTGTCAAGATCCGAACACTGTTTCTCCAACCTCAACAGTttatccaatttctcaacGAACTTTTCTGATTCAACATGAATGCATTTGATCATTGGTCTGTACTCAGCAAGTTCTTGCGATGCATCGTAAGGTGGCTGAAGTTGCTTCAATGTCTTTCGTCTTATGCCCGTGGCCATTACAGAATTTGTGGAAGGCTtagtctttgaagaagtgtAGCTAAAATCATTCTGCTCGAAAAATAGCACAAACTCCTGGTTCCTTATCAATATAGGGTTATTACACACCCTATTAAACCATTCTTGAATACTGGACGTGATAGATTCAACAAATTCAGGAGACATTGCATTGTAAGCCGTAGTAATAACAGGTAATGAGGGAACAAATACCTCGATGTTATTGTAGATAAGGTACTTGTAGAGACTTTCTAGTTCCTTGAAAGTTCTTCTCACATCTTTATATGTCTCTTTTCTGAAGCCCGGGATGTTTTTAGTCGAAGCATCTAATCGGAACACGGGGTTTTTATATGTCACGGTTCCATTTTTCTCCACTTCTCTCACCTTTACAGAAATACTGAAAGAGCTTTTGTTTAGTCTTTCGGGAAGATAACGTTTGATATCCTTATCATTCGGGAAATCATGGAAAGGTTTCTTTAGTTCaagatcatctttcttttgtaaGTCTGGTGAAGGTGGCTGGGGTAAAGGCCGAGATTGCATAGCAGTTCTCTGATACTGTTGCGGTAATGGATTTGGCTCTGGCTGCTGAGTAGTAGCGGGCTGCTGagcctttgaagaagaaactgatATCACACTCTGCTCAGCAAATGGATTGttatcaaaatcatcgGGTTCGTAAGGAACGGCAGACGACATTATATATACAACttagaaaaagagaaaagcTAAAGGAAGTAACAAGGTgataagaataataataataatcaATTAATGCGCGCATCAAAAATCAACAGCCAAATAAAACTAGTTCTAACCTGAAGACCAGGCAGAGGAGACACTAGACTAGGCTAGGCTAGGCACCTACAAAAcaaataataataaatCATAAATCATAATCATAATCATCTAGATATGCGAATACAAATAGTAAAAAACGGGAATCATGCTGTGGCATATGGAAAATAGAGTGGAAAAAGCAGTGATAAAATAGTAGTAAAGAGACGTTCAAGACTAGATCAAGGACAAAACAGACAGTAAGTAAGTAACaaacaatttttttttccttttggAAACGTCTCTAGGATCCAAATAAGACAAAAAAgttactcttcttctggctGATTGTTCAATGAAGTAGCCTTGAAGTCGACATTGACGTAAGGGCCATTTGAGTCGGACTCGACTTCGACTTCGACCTTCCAGTGGTTTCTCTTTGAGTAttcattctcatcaaatccaTGGTTTGAATCATCCATAAACTGCCACTTGTATTCGGAAGTAGTACCATAGAGATTGTGAGAGAAACCCTCATTAACTTTCTTGAAGTCGTAATCAATGCCAGACATTCTGCTAATTTCTGGAAGCAAATGTCTCTTAACATGATGATGCAAATGTCTTCTGaacttcttgttcaaagaATTCATCTGAGGCTtgatcttttcatcattgcCATGAATCTGGTTGGCAATGAAAGGAGGCATGTACTTAACATGCAAATTCAACGAATCAAACTCGTTGTCTCCAGATTCATCCTTGATGTATTTCTGGAATTCTCCCAAGCTGTCAAATGTCATCTCCTTGGCGGTTCTAGCACGTGGAGGAGCATCGAGATGTTCAAAGTGGACTGGCTCTGCGTAaatctcctcctccatGTGTTGGTTTCTCTTTCCcatcttgaaaaatttatATCAAAATTTGTTCGTAAATAAGTGTTGCTGATAAGCGATATAAGACTTTTAGCTTTAAACTAAACTCtctgaagaaaaaagagaaacgaATCTCTAAATCTTGAATCGGCCTAAGGAAGATTTCTGCTCTTTATATAGTAGATCTGTTGGCTGTAACGTGTCAGGTTTGCTGTGAATGCCTATTTTCTGGTCACGGCAGATTTCATTGCGTTCAATGAGTCAATCAATAAAGTCATCAGCTGTTGGGGAGTCCAcacttcctcttctgggCATTTTAGGGGAGTTCTCGGGGCTTCTACAGTTGCCGTAAGTCTGCCGTGGGGCTTTTACTGGCTTCCGCATGGATTATGCATGGCTTCCGTGGTGCTATCCCCGTGCCCCCACCTTTCAAAAAAGTCGCGCAACCTGGCATCAATATATTTTTCGTCATGCTATCCAAACTGCTACGTGTATCAAACATACCATTTTTCCTTTAGCATTGCCTATCATTATTCTTccagcttcttttccctCATATAGTTCGATCTACAGCAAGCAAGTAGACTACAAACTCACCTAAAAAAAATCAATTCTACCCTTGGATAATTCGCCTTTTAATATTGAATTTCCCTCTTAAACCCAGCCTCAATACGTGCGGCTGTATTCACTTCTCCGGATTTTATTATAaacgtttctttttctcgGCTTCTACGATGGAATTTGTCTTCCTATCTGAATGGTTTCTTATCGACGTCATTTGTCATTCGTATTTCTCAATTTATTTCGCAACTTGCTTGGCTATTTCTTGTTGCTTTCGACATCTCCAAGATCTATATCGTATGATCACTCTACTCATGGGCTTGTTTACTTTTGGCAATGTAAACAGCTGGCGGAGACTCAAGCTTCTGCTCCCGGACTAGATCTCTGGTGTACGGTAGTATTTAATATGCATTTGGTGTACGGTAGTTATATTTAGTGCTTCGCTGTCCAAGCCCCATCCGATCATGCGAGTCGATCGACTAAatttcgtcttcttctcttcctctatgtttcttcttgttttATACTCTGTGTCAACTCACTTTGCATCCATCTAATTCAGCTTTGTTTCAAACTATGTTCGGCCTTGGAACTCTTTTCTACTGTAAGTACGActgtttctctttctctgctgCTTTTACTAACTCTTCTTAGCGATTCTTTTTTTCGTCAATGGAATTGCTGTCCTCAGTGAAGACAGATTCTTGAATAGAATAGGCTGGGGCTCTTTCAAGCAGTCTCAGTCCACACAATCGGCTGCCTTCACAGATTACTCGAATGTGATGAATGGCGGTGGTTCTGCTTCCGCAGATGGAAGTCTCACAGGAGTCAAGTCTAGACTCATCAATTTGATAGCAGCAACTAGAACGCTTCTGCGATTACCTCTTATAGTTGTGAATGTCGTGGTCATTGTATACGATCTCATATTGGGTTGAGTATTTGCTACACAGGACTAAGATATATTTACTATTAGCTAATCATATTAAATTCAGTGATAACTTTATTTTGCCGTTTCATTATAGCTCCTCACAAAATTCCCAAGTATACCATAGCGACTATTGGTTTCCCAATCATATAAGCCGTCGATGTTATTTACTTCCTTTTTCCATTTCAATTGAGATTTTTTGAAAGTCAAAATCGTATCGTAGATGAGAATGTATTGTCTCAAGTTCTGCACCATAGAGACACGCTGCGACCGAAAGTTAGAGATGATATCATACACTAAGTCTCTTTCCTGGGACACTTGTCCAAACAGAAATACGTCAACACATGTGTCTATAGTACAGAAACAACCTGTACGTCCACACCCTGCAGAGCAATGAACCAGTACTGGAGCCTTCTCCGTACCAGTTTCCTTTAATATGAATCGCTTTAGTGATACCAAACAGAGCAACTCCTCGGATTTCACTGTAGCACCATAGTCAGCCCACGACAGTAGATGGACTTGCAATACTTTATGAGGTGGTTTGTCTCCAAGTTGTACCTGAAACCTTCTTACGACGGTATCTCCCTCACAGCCTTCCATGAGTTCAAACTTGTCCATGCTCTCAATAAGTTTTACTTTAACTTCAATTCCATTCGAGACATAGGTTCCTGCCTTCCAGTATGGAGCACATTTTTCCAcctcattttctttttcagcTGTCAATGAAAATACTATTGGAACCTTGTGATCACATATCACTCTCCAAAAATCACCAATAGTATCTTCTAAGGGTCCCTGAGTGGCGATATAGTTGAATTCACTCAACGGATACCTCAAATACGACGCATTAATGTACGAGCTTTCTCTGTCCAGCTCTCTGTCTTGTTTATCATATTTTTGAATCTTCACTCTTGCATGTTCGTACGGAAAGATATCCTTGTACCTGTTTTTCCTACCAAGTTCCACTCCGGCCGCAAGAATGGGAGTATCAGAGTTTGCATTATTAGATGTCTCAGGATGCATGCTTCGGCTCATAGCCTGATTGATTCTATCTCTTTCCTGAATTTGTAAACTGTTGAACTTCTTAGAGAGTTCGCTGGCACCAAAATCACTGCCAAATATATTCAGTAGCCATTTTGGGAGTCTTCGTTTCTGTGAATCCTCTAGAACTGTGGAGAGGTGAAGAGAGCTGTCGGGACGATTTGTAATAAGCTCTTCTTGATGACGCATTTTGtaaaaaggaaaatgaaCCGTTTCTGGTAGCGTGAAGCGAGATAATCCAGAGCAGTGCTCAGGAAATGCCCTGTATGCATCTGTAGGGGTGCCGGTAACGTCGTTATCAGCAAATCCATTTGCATGTGAGGAATATATatgagatgaagaattgggCAAGCTATCTGATGTGATTGTAGATGTAGCACTATTAGGGTGAGTTGATTCGCTTAAGGGGGTGtctgtttctgttgttgaCAGAGATGAAACAAATCTCGGGTATGTGGTTTCAAAGTTCTTAAGGCCACCAGAAAGAACACAAAGATGTGAGTTCCAGCGAGGACAGTTGGTGAATTTTGAAGCCAAATGACTGACAGAGCACGAAACATTCTCTGAGCTTGAAGTGGTATTGTCGTAAATTATTACTGTTGGGAGAGACAGGTTGTTACTGTTCAAATACGAAAGAAACAGTCTCTGGTCGTCTTCACCTAGAGTTTGAATACACTTCTCCAAGGTAAAGTGAGATCTTCTTAGCAAAGTTGAAGGTAAGCAAATATTGATTGCACCCCTAATGTGGGAATTACGATACTCTTGGAATGGACGAGCATCAAGTATCAACAATTTGTCATTATTCGAAATGAGATGAGCACAGTCATATCCGCGTAAAATTGTGGTACCCTTAGGAAGAGGAATATGACTTTCCTTGAACCTGGCGACTCTGGCAGGTAAAAATTCCGAGCTTCTAAATCTTGCTTGTAGAGACACAGAGGGGTGGAAGacagaagatggagattTGGCCGAAATAGTGTCTGAACccaaagatgaagaaggtgacAGAATAGAGCTTGTGGATGGACAAGACGAATGTACGGGAGTAGAAGGGTTTAATGATGTACTCTTCGTACAATGATGCTGC is a window encoding:
- a CDS encoding uncharacterized protein (BUSCO:EOG093407UY), translating into MVFGKGSKLREKIKKVENNLSESSSDGLGIKKSSMKLPKFRRSTDNLSTGMENMLFDIYELQKYGEAGRVKLLAYDPVQSLMAVVTEFNHISIFGQARVSYTLQLETVNPIRAIRFVKGVYLLVFDTLNTIFVISLFSKSVIRKIVSRIPITAFETDYSLEFVFVGLKNGDVKAFDIESGRETFLNIPSAQRANFPLIADRHVCCLKIHPRDIGTLLISYPKETVTYNIVTNQVINYFIYKLQRTAVGGPNAVYNYSSDGYYVPNVTHCLWHPNGLHIVTVHDDTSLVFWDAKTGEKILARTLFDSYVDAPTGTECHPEKDKMTVIKSIRWLCDSDPERTSLLIMGGDSYETEGYHQLVRMNFGKMISYSMSSYQHMADYYSQPKQQNIFAIHSKGSIHDFIPLPEKSPYFDGNQKPALVAVIMSDGTLKFLNYPEGSLSYEARRFPSTVSWLNPKITCSSSSYLDKRLLNGIFESFPKNLNILKGGIPSRPKYRADAGSVIISGHESGFIRVWNSSEGDLNSSNVLEIDISAILQDDSLESSVSGVSFAPEQMEISCSLFNGDVLLFSFQVNKYYQPEVAASGLINGMKSLSLGDRAIIDISDRAPLNVKKGFMPRLLVRSLQNGKVTSLCNSNVGFVAIGYESGRLLVIDRRGGTAIFNEVLQDTGLSIQIVPTSIQFGYGITSTDSAKCHVLMYVGSSIGRLITYIFESDIRGRFSVHQVEQIDANDSDIVDIIAVNSTTGRPCNPNMHQLNGQPTEADLSFPLVISTSSSDIRVVKNNGKIAHKTFNKGDISKLGITGARMPDGNVSFCVISIHGQSKKIVALSLPSLSQLCDVRIPYRIEGKYAKQSSVLPLGDVFLRITETEAVMVNIMNLRKPIRGPTTDDGSSDILFLKNIVIPWRPTFNQMLKNTPSITYTQLYKLMIGKERPKNGTDEECRLSWNVSPHNPLNYNILGTKKPEYYDPNALHQNLELNKSPETAHKFDSNRQSGSWQVSKLKNYANKTWETKADKIENYVSDANDNFDKFVSQTKKDIVKSMFQ
- a CDS encoding uncharacterized protein (BUSCO:EOG09341AIP~EggNog:ENOG41); translated protein: MSSAVPYEPDDFDNNPFAEQSVISVSSSKAQQPATTQQPEPNPLPQQYQRTAMQSRPLPQPPSPDLQKKDDLELKKPFHDFPNDKDIKRYLPERLNKSSFSISVKVREVEKNGTVTYKNPVFRLDASTKNIPGFRKETYKDVRRTFKELESLYKYLIYNNIEVFVPSLPVITTAYNAMSPEFVESITSSIQEWFNRVCNNPILIRNQEFVLFFEQNDFSYTSSKTKPSTNSVMATGIRRKTLKQLQPPYDASQELAEYRPMIKCIHVESEKFVEKLDKLLRLEKQCSDLDTEFYQKITALSPMEENKDMMKIWEKLNKVMQLFTEMSLVGHVNSSSRLCECFQLISNDCYNIKESLTNRHLLMRELTNAEESTKKRHASIARLKSKSIIDPVKIDDSIRSLEMSNNYEKELRCEVKRTTYEMLVESKDYIKYLTALLKKTFKLTAQQQIIQERKKLHFLETKKLINPQESLGRLGRELLPEVVGNLSPTKSHGDSWNSRTKKNFENTNGSAADTGADSIDEDISHVDAKSAASLLAGSSF
- a CDS encoding uncharacterized protein (EggNog:ENOG41) — encoded protein: MGKRNQHMEEEIYAEPVHFEHLDAPPRARTAKEMTFDSLGEFQKYIKDESGDNEFDSLNLHVKYMPPFIANQIHGNDEKIKPQMNSLNKKFRRHLHHHVKRHLLPEISRMSGIDYDFKKVNEGFSHNLYGTTSEYKWQFMDDSNHGFDENEYSKRNHWKVEVEVESDSNGPYVNVDFKATSLNNQPEEE